CATCAACGGTGTTTCTGTGGCAGATCTAGATCTTAAAATGTCTGACAATCCAACTAAATCTGCATCAAGAATAGTTATAGAGGCAGATTATGGAATAAAAAAATCTTTAATGGAAAATATTAAAGAACTAGGCAGATCTAAAGGATTTTTAGTAATAAACGAAGTTTAAATAGTTAAAAATGTATTTTATGGTTAAATTTTTATTAGTTAATTTATCTAAATCCGATTTAACCTTCTTTTAATTTGGAGGAAGTTTTTATGAAATTATGTATCATTGGTTTCGGAGCAGTTGGAAAGGGAGTTTCAAGGGTAATCTCAATGAAAAAAGAGATTCTCAAGGAGAAATATGGTCTTGATATCAGCGTTGTGGCTGTAACAGACAGATCAGGAGCAGCAATAAATCCAGATGGACTGGACACAGATTTATTGATTGAAACCAAAGAAAAAACTGGTAAAATATCCGAATACCCTGAATACGGTGTTCCAGATGTAACAGGAATACATGTACTAAACCAAGTGGATTATGACTGTCTTATCGAAGTAACACCAACTAATATAGATGATGGTGAACCAGCAAAATCACATATACTAACTGCAATGAAGGATGGTAAAGATGTTGTAACATCAAACAAGGGACCACTTTCTTTATGTTTCAGTGAACTCATAGAAGCAGCCAATTCAAATAATTCAATATTTAAATATGAAGCCTCTGTAGGAGGTGCAATGCCCATTATAAATTTTGCCCATGAAACACTGGCAGGAAATGAAATATCTTCTGTACAGGGAATCTTGAATGGAACATGTAATTACATTCTTTCAAGAATGGCAAATGAAGGATCTCCATACGTCCAAACTCTTAATGAAGCTCAGGAGTTAGGTATAGCCGAGACAGATCCATATCAAGATGTGGAAGGTATAGATGCTGCATGTAAAATAGTGATACTAGCAAACTCTGTATTAAATATGAATGTGAGTTTAAAAGATGTTCAAATAGAAGGTATTTCACGAATTACACCCGAATCAATATCACTTGCTAAAAAAGAGGGTTTTCTAATCAAACTTATAGGTGAAGCATCTCACAATAATCTGGAAGTATCTCCAAGGCTTGTTAGAGAAGGATCACCTTTTGCAGTTGATGGTACATTGAATGTTGCCACCCTTAGAACAGACCTTGCAGACGATGTTACTGTAGCAGGTAAAGGAGCCGGATCCATTGAAACTGCCTCTGCAATTTTAAGCGATATCATAAGTATATGGAAATCCAGTTTATAAAATTTATATTTCAAATTATTTTCAATCTTTTCTCATAAATCGAAATAATACTATTCATAATTAAAGGACCTAAAAAAATGAAATATATTGTAGTTATAGGGGATGGTATGTCAGATCTCCCCATCAAGGAATTAAACGGTTTAACACCACTTCAAAGTTCTGAAACTCCAAACATGGATTTAATTGCATCAAAGGGAGTTAGTGGAATGCTTAAAACTGTTCCAGATGATCTTAATCCAGGATCCGATGTTGCGAACCTTTCAATTATGGGTTACAATCCAAAGAAGTATTATACAGGAAGAGGGCCACTGGAAGCACCAAGTGTTGGTGCGAAATTAGATGAAGGAGACGTCGCATTCAGATGCAATTTAATAACAGAAGATAACGGAATACTTGCAGATTTTAATGCAGGACATATCAGTACTGTTGAAGCATCAGAACTTATAGAAACCCTGAATCAAAAATTTTATCATTATGGAAAATTTTATTTAGGTACCAGCTACAGGCATCTTTTTGTATTAAAGGATGAAAAATCGGCTTCTCTTAACTCAACACCCCCACACGATGTTGTTGGAGAAAATATTGAAGTAAATCTTCTAAAACCTGCTCATGATAAAAATGCTGTTTTGCTCAATAAAATAATGGAAGAATCTAAGGATATACTCATAAAACATCCGGTTAATGAGAAACGTATTGCAGAGGGCAATTTACCTGCTAATATGATCTGGTTATGGGGACAGGGAGTTAAACCATCCATGCCCAGTTTTTCAGATAAATATGGGCTTAAAGGTGCCACAGTTACAGGTGTTGATCTTGTTAAGGGTCTTGGTATTTATATGGGTCTCAATAATATCCATGTTCCGGGCGCTACAGGATATTTAGATACGGATTATTGTGGAAAGGCTAAATATGCTCTTGAAGCATTGGAAACTCATGATCTAATTTTTATTCATGTGGAAGCACCCGATGAAGCGAGTCATTCAGGAGATCTTAAAGAAAAAATTATGGCAATAGAACGCATAGACAATAGAATTTTGGGCAAGATCCTTGATGAAGTTCCGGGATATGATGAATATTGTGTTGCTATTCTCCCTGATCATCCTACACCCATATCACTGAAAACCCATACAAATGACCCTGTACCATATTCAATGTGTTCAACATCAAATTCATGCGATGGCGTAACAAAATATGATGAATTTTCAGCAAGAAAAGGCGTTATGGGAATTAAACCTGGCTATGAATTCATTAAAAGCTTAATTAATTATTCAAATCATGAATAGTTTTTTTTAATTTTTTTTATATATTAACTCTAAAAACTATAAAATAATCTATATTAAAACCAATTATTATATGAAAACAATATCAATCCATTTATTTGTTTACAAGAAACTTTTATATGGAATGTTATCTAGACATTACTTTCAATTATTAACTTTAATAATAAGTTTCATTAAAAATTATAGGATCCTGGGGAGGGTAATTTATTTTAGATTTGACACCATCAATTTTATTTGGTAAAATTACAAAATTTGCATTGAATATTGTTGGTATGACTGGAACTGCACTTCCAGGTAAAGTTGCAATGATAATCAATCCTGATCTTCTACTTATTTTAAATTCAAGATGTAAAAGGAAAGTAATTATAACGGGTACCAATGGTAAAACAACAACCAACAATCTTATAAATCATATATTAAACTCTGAGTACGAAGACATTTTGTCAAATCTAATGGGTGCAAATATGCCCCAAGGTGTTGCAAGTGCATTTTTAAACAACACAAAAAAAGTATATGATTGGGGTATATTTGAGGTTGATGAAGGATCGTTTCCCGATGTTGTAAAATATATAGAACCCGACTACGTTGTTATAACCAATTTCTTCAGGGATCAACTCGATAGATTTGGTGAAATAGAGAACACGTCGAATATTGTTTATGAGGCAATTAAACCGTTAAATACAACTTTAATTTTAAATGCTGACGATCCAATGGTTTCTAATTTTAAAGATCTTGGAAAAAAGAATGTATATTACGGTGTTGAACAAACAAAATTCAGCTCAAAAACACAGCGGGTTGTTGAATCACGTTTCTGTCCAATCTGTTCAAATAATCTCGAATATGAATACTTCAACTATGGACAGTTAGGTAGATATAAATGCAATAGCTGTGACTTTAAAAATCCTAATTACAACTACAGGGTATCTGAAATTGAATACCATGATGATTCATACCATTTCAAGGTTGATAATTCCAAAGGTCAGACAAATGACGTTATCTTTAGATATGATGGTATTTACAATGCCTATAACTGCTGTGCTGCCATTGCATTTTCAATTGAAGCCGGTTTAGACATGGAGCAAGTAGTAGAAAGAATTGATAACTTTGATTACAAACTTGGTAGAATGGAAAACTTTGAGTTCCAAGATAAAATTGTTAAAATTGTACTGGTAAAAAATCCCATAGGACTTTCAGAAGTAATTAAAAGTATTTCCAACGACAAGAGAAAAAAATCTCTTTTATTCATTCTTAATGATAATCCTGCTGATGGAACAGATGTTTCATGGATATGGGATGCAAATGTTGAAGCTATTAATGATATTGATAATCTGACATCTATACACTGCTCAGGAATAAGGGCAAACGACATTGCTCTCAGAATCAAGTACTCTGAAAGCAGCAAAAATAATATGGAGATTAACGATAACATGGAAGAATCAATTGAAAATGTGCTCAGAGAAGACGTTGAAATTATTTACATACTTCCCACCTACACAGCAGTTTTCCTGACCCGTGACTATATTATGGGACATCTAAACCATACAAATGCCCGTATCCCAAGGATCAAAGAGTTGATCAAATCAAAGATAGGTACCTAAAGGAGGAGATATAATGGAATTAAATATATTTCATATGTATCCCGACCTTTTAAATCTATATGGGGATATAGGAAATGTAACATGCCTTAAAAAGAGGTGTGAATGGAGGGGAATAAAGATTAACATCGTTGATTTTTCACTTGGAAACGAGGCAGATATCAATTGTGCAGACATACTATTCATGGGCGGTGGCTCAGATAGGGGCCAGAACATTGTTTACTCTCACTTTTTAAAGTATAAAAATGATGTAAGCAATGCAATTGAGGATAGCTCTGTTTTTCTCGCAATATGCGGTGGATACCAGCTTTTAGGTGAAAGTTACATAGATGCCAATGGTATGAAAATTCCAGGGCTGGGAGTATTCGACTACACAACTGAAAGTGAAGAGAAAAGACTTATTGGAAATATTATAATTAAAAATAAACTTGGATTAAATCCCAAAACCATTGTAGGCTTTGAAAACCATGGTGGCAGAACATATCATGATTACAATGCACTTGGTTCTGTTGTTGTTGGTAACGGTAACAATGGTAAAGATGAACTAGAGGGAATGATATATAAAAACTGCTTAGGAACCTACCTTCACGGCCCTTTACTTCCAAAAAATCCCCATTTAGCTGATCACATCATATTAACAGCTTTAAAACGTAAATATGATATCAAAAGTCTTGATGTTATAAACGATGACTTGGAATATGCTGCTCATGAAAAGGTTTTTGAACTGTATACCAATGGGAAGGTTTAGGAATATTCTAGAAGTTTTTTTTTAATAATTTTCAATAATATTTATATTCATTTCATTTCAATATAGGATCATAATTAGAATTTAAATAATAAAGATATAAATTTATTTAGTTTGATATTAACCAGGAACAAATATTATTATAATTTAATATTATGGATATTATCAAACATTACAATATTATTAATGATTAAAAGTTTTTTGAGGAGTTGGTAATCTGTCAAAGTATATAGTGGTTACTGGTGGTGTTGTTAGTTCAATAGGAAAGGGAATTACAGCTGCTTCTATAGGTAGAATTTTACGGTCATATGGTGTCGATGTAACAGCCATCAAAATTGATCCATATTTAAACTGGGATTCAGGAACACTGAACCCATATCAGCATGGAGAGGTTTTTGTAACAGAAGATGGTATGGAAACAGACCTTGATCTAGGACATTATGAACGATTTCTGGACGTAAATCTATCCGGAGAATGCAACATTACAACGGGAAAGGTTTATTCATCTGTTATAAATAAGGAAAGGAAAGGAAATTACCTTGGAGCATGTGTCCAAATTATTCCCCATATCACAGATGAAATAAAAGCCATGGTTAGAAAAACGGCTGATAAAACCCAGGCAGAAGTTGTTCTTGTTGAAGTGGGCGGTACTGTTGGAGATATAGAAAGCCAACCATTTTTAGAGGCACTAAGACAACTCCGTAACGAAGAGGGCCATGACAATGTGATGTTTGTACACGTTACATACGTACCTTATCTCAGGGCTGCAGGGGAATTTAAAACTAAACCAACACAACACAGTACCAAAGAATTAAGGGGTACAGGTATCACTCCAGATATGATAATTTGTAGATCTGAACTACCTATAGACAACCATCTAAAGGAGAAGATTGCACATTTCTGTGATGTTGATAAAAATGCGGTTATAAATGCTCCAGATGTTCATTCAATCTATGAGATCCCATTAATACTAAACAGCGAAAATGTTGGAGAGTATATAATTGACAGGATAAAAATAGAGGCAAGAAAACCCGATTTATATGAATGGAGCAGGATTGTTGAATCCCTTAAAATTGATGAATCAAGGATTACTGTTGGAATTATAGGAAAATATGTTGAACTTGAAGATGCCTATATAAGTATAAGGGAATCATTGAAACATGCTGCAGCTGAATTGGGTGTTAAAGTAGATATAGAATGGATAAGAGCAGAAGACAGTGTTAACAGGGAAAAACTCGATCACTTTGATGCATTACTGATACCTGGGGGTTTTGGTGAAAGGGGTATCTCAGGAAAACTAGATGCTGTTAGGTATTCAATTGAAAAAGAGATACCTATATTTGGAATATGCCTTGGAATGCAATGTATGGTGGTAGAATTTGCCAGAATGCATGGCTTTGAAGGTGCAAACAGTACTGAATTTGATGAAAATGCCAAACATCCTGTTATTGACATAATGCTTGAGCAAAAAAAGATAAAAAATATGGGCGGTACAATGAGGCTGGGTTCCTATCCATGTAAAGTTGAAGGGGGAACAATTGCACATGATGCATATAAAGAAGATGTTGTTAGCGAACGTCACAGGCACAGATTTGAATTCAACAATGATTATCGTGATATACTAGTTGAAAAGGGTTTAACAATTTCCGGTACTTCTCCAGATAATTTTCTGGTTGAAATTGTAGAAATAAAGGATCATCCATGGTTTTTAGGTTGTCAGTTCCATCCTGAATTTAAGTCAAGACCTAACAAGGCACATCCAATTTTTAAATCATTTATGAAAGCTGCAATTGTTAAGAAGAGGAGTAATTAAAATCAGAATAATTCAATAATATCCAAAATTCAGGATATTAAGATATATAATCTTACTTTAGTTAAGATTAGATTTCATTAGTTTATCCATTCTTTCAATTAGAATGACTCAACAGATCTCTTATTGGATTGGATGATTAAATTAATAATTGTAAATAACTTATAATAATATTTAATAAATTTAGGGACGATTATCATGTTAGTTACCATACCATTTATTAGTATAATTATAGCTCTTGTTGCGTGTATCTACGCAAGTTACACAGATTTTAAAGATGGAATCATACAAAACAAACTCACATTCCCATTAATAGCCATTGGAATCATTTTAAATGGTATCTATGTTTTTACTACCACCAATATATTGATGTTTATTGAATGTGTGATAGTTACAGGAATAATATTTATTTTGGGATATGTTTTCTGGAAGATGGGTGCTTGGGCAGGAGGGGATGTTAAACTGTTTACTGGTCTTGCAGCTTTAATCCCATTTTATGCCATACCATTTTATCCAACTTTGGTAAGTTACCAGATATTGGGTTTGCAGTTTCCATTGGTTGGAACCTATCCTTTCCCATTCACACTCATAGTCAACAGTATACTTGCAATTCTACCGTTCCTTCTAATATATGTGATTTATATAGCTGTTAAAACTAAACCTTACTTAATTGGAGAACTATTATCTCCAATAAAGGAATATAAAAAGAATATTGTACTAACTATGGTTGTAATATCCGCTGTTACAATTACGTTCACTCTGACTAAACAGTTAGATATTCAGATTATTTTGGTATCATTAATTTTAATATCTTTACTTTCATTAATTATATCCAAAATCCCAAACACTATTAAAGCAGTTTTACTATCCCTTGTAACTGTTTATGCATTAATAACCAATTTATATGTCACATTAACTGGAATTGTAATTATTTTCATTTCCATAGTTCTAATTGAGATAATTAAAAAATTACTAACCTCTGTAAGTAAGGAAGCTCTTCAGGATGATTACAACATAGAAGATCTGAAAGAAGGAATGATATCAACCTACAATATCTATGAAAAGGATAATGAGATTGTTATTGGGGACAAAAGTTTTACAACCAGAATAAAAGAAGCAATAAATACTGGTGATCTTTCGCTTATTAATCCACCACGTGGTAAGGTGATTATAAGCTCAATGGCAGCAGGTCTTACACAAGAGGATATAAATCTCTTGAAAGAACTGAATATCAAAAATAAAATTTCAAATACTCTTAAGATTAAGAAAGGAGTACCATTTGCCCCATCAATATTAATAGGACTCATAATATCACTGTTCCTAGGAGATCTTGCATTTATTCTTGGAAAAATTTTAGCAGCAATAATATACTGAATAGAAAAAAATGGTTTATCATTATAAATATGTTGAAAAACATAATTTTTATATATAAATGTTTATATGCAATAGATCAATAATTATAATGTGAGAAAATGGATGTAAAAGGACAAGTATCAGCAGAATATTTACTTTTAGCATTGGTATTCCTAATTATAATTGGTTCAGTAACAGTGCCATTAGTTGGTAGTTCAATAAGTTCCAGTTTGGATATCTCATCTACTTCTGATGTAAGTGCTGCAATAAACAGTATCACAAATGCTGTTGGAGTAGTTTATGCCAATGGTCCTGGAGCTAAAAGAACAGTTAATGTATACTTCCCGATCCCAGGTACACTTAATTATGCATCTAACGCAATCCAGATGCAAGTCCCATTACAATCAGGTGGTAATAAACTTATAAGTTCAAATGTACCCATCGCTGTAACTATTACTGGTGGAACTGTTGGTAAAGGAAATTATAATGCTCAAGTTGCATGGGCATCTGGAACCAGTCCAATTACAGTAACATTGACAACAACTTAGATCATTTTAGTTAAAATATAAACATAAAATTAATCATCTTATAATAACGTTTTTACCTTTAAGGGGAATCCCAATGAGTTTATTTAACAAGATTGGCTATTATATTATCAAATTATTTTCTATAACTGGAATGCTAATTTTATCAATACCCAAAATACCTGGAAAACTTCGAAACATTAATTCCAACGACATAAAAGATAAAATAGACACAGATAATCTGAAAGATAATATATCACGTATTAGGGATGATATTGAACTGGATGAAAAAATATCGCGTATAACCAGTTATGAAAAACGATCTGAAATTTTTAAAAGATCCGAAAAGAAAGATTCTGATTCTGATACTATAATGATAGGAAATGTTTTCTCCTCTGAAGAGAAGGAAAGAACAATTCTTACACTTCAAGTTTTGTCGGCAATATTTGTTGTTATTTCCATTTTGAGCATATTTAATTTCATAAGCATTTACATTTATCTTCCTTTAAGTGTGGTCATAATTCTATATATTCTATATTTACTGTACTACAGAGTAAAGTTGATGTATCGTGCTGATTTCAATGCTTATCGTGACTTTTTTTTAATGTACGTTGCAGTTGGAATATTTCTAGTGCTTATTAATACCAACTCAAACTTAGTAATGGCATTTTCATTCCAGATGCTACCCTCACTTACAGTACTGATCTTTGCTGTTATAGCAGTTTTAGCTGTATTCCTTATATTCCGCCTTAGATATTATAGAAATTTCACATTTGGAACGGTTATAGAAGGTGGAAAGAATACGGCATATGTTAAGGTTGAATATGATATTAGATCAAATGTTAAACCCGATATTTACATAGTTGAAAACACTGTTGGTGCAGTGGAAGGAGATTATGTTAAGCTCCAGCTTGAAGAAAAATTTATGAGTATGAACGGTAACAAACCTGTCTCTATAATCGAAAGTGTAAATCTTTATAAAAATTTTTCAGATCCAAAAAAACCCTTGAATCACTAATCTCTAAATATATTTTTATTATTATTTTTTGTTTTAAAATAGAATTAATAATATACATTTTTATTGGGATTACTACTCTGAAAATGAATATATACCATGAAATCAAAACAATCTAAATGTATGATACACAAGGATCATCCGAGATATGAATCATTGAAATTAAGGGCCCTGGTTGTTGATGCCTATAAAAGGGGAATACTTGCTGACTCCGGAATGATAGCACATGGGCGAGGGGAAGCATTTGATTATCTCCTGGGTGAAAAAACATCCAGTAATGCTAAAAAAGCAGTGCATGCAGCGGCAGCAGCACTTATTCTTGCTGAAAATCCTGTTATAAGTGTTAATGGTAACACTACTGCTCTGGTACCTGGAGAGATTGTTAAGCTTGCAAAGGAAATACCCTCAAAAATTGAGATCAACCTATTTTACAGAACACCCGAAAGAATTTGTGCCATAGAGAAGGTTTTTAAGGATGCTAGTGCTGAAAATATTTTAGGCACTGATCACGAAGAAAAGGCATCCATTAATGGTCTTGAAGGCCCTAGATCAAGTTCTAGTAAGGAGGGAATTTACATTGCAGATGTTGTTCTTGTACCACTTGAGGATGGTGATAGGGCTGAAGCACTTGTGAAACTTGGAAAACTCCTAATTACTATCGACCTTAATCCACTTTCAAGGACTGCTAAAACTGCAAGTATAACAATTGTAGATAATATAGTGAGGGCAATACCTAATTTAATAGAAGCAGTTCAGGGACTCAAGGATGCTGATCCTTCAACCCTACATCAAATAGTAGAAAGCTTCAACAACAACGAAAATATACAGGAATCACTAGCAAAAATTTCAAAAAAGTACACCGGTGTAGAACAATGAAGGTTATTGGAGTAACAGGACTTCCAGGATCTGGAAAAGGTGTTGTTTCACGTGTGGCCAAAAAATTGGGTATACCCATTATTTGTATGGGTGATGTTATAAGGGATGAAGCCAAAAGAAGAGGCGAAAAAACTGGAGATGTGGCTGTTGAACTTCGTAAAGAATACGGAGAATTTGTAGTTGCTGAACGTTGTGTTGAAACTATAAATAAATATTTTAACCCCAAAGACAGTTACAAAAATAAAATCATGGCTAAATCCAAGATATTTATGATAGAGGGTATTAGAAGCCAGTATGAAGTTGAGATATTCAAAAAAAATTTTAAGAACTTCAAGGTTATAGCAGTTCATTCAACTCCCAAAACCAGATTTAAACGTTTGAAAAGAAGAAAACGTCCTGATGATTCAAAGGAAAAATCTGAATTTTTGCTTAGAGATAAAAGGGAACTCAGCTTTGGAATAGGTAATGTAATTGCAACAGCAGATTATATGATTATTAATGAAGGTCCAATAAAGAAAATTAAAGGTATAGTAAGGAGTATACTTGAAAATGAAATGCAAAATGACAGCAAAGGCAAGGGTAAATCCAACAGAAGATCTGGATAAGGTTATAACAGCCATTTCAAACATATTTAAATTTGATGAACTTGAAATTGGGGAGGGTTATGTTGTTGTTACAGGAGAAAATGATTCTCTTATACCACTAAGAGATTCTCTGAAAGAAAGGAAAATACGGGACACAACAGAGAGAATGTTTATAAATGGGGCTGAAACAGGTAAAATAACCTTTTCATTGAGTAAACAAGCAGCTTTTGTTTCAATTCCCAACATAGTTGATAGGAAAATGTCAGCGCTGGGCGAAATAGATGTAACCATTGAAACAGACAATGAAACAGCTTTCATTGAGTGGATGACTAAAAAATAAAATATAATTTTAATCCATTTAAATTTATTATTATATATTAAATGAATAATTAAGGGTTTTACTTATCAACAAGTATTGCCTTGGTAATTAAAAGGTGGCCGTTATCTCTGTCCCATACATTAGATGATTCAAGAATTTTTATCCTTTTTTTGAAAATTGGACAGTCTAGAACAAGTGTTTCAGCTTCTCCACCTTCAAATGCCATGTGCATACCATATTTTCTGTTTAAAACAATAATATCCTCTAAAAGTTCACTGTCAACATGTCTGCCAAGCCAAGACTCATCAAGAC
This sequence is a window from Methanobacterium sp. SMA-27. Protein-coding genes within it:
- a CDS encoding homoserine dehydrogenase; the encoded protein is MKLCIIGFGAVGKGVSRVISMKKEILKEKYGLDISVVAVTDRSGAAINPDGLDTDLLIETKEKTGKISEYPEYGVPDVTGIHVLNQVDYDCLIEVTPTNIDDGEPAKSHILTAMKDGKDVVTSNKGPLSLCFSELIEAANSNNSIFKYEASVGGAMPIINFAHETLAGNEISSVQGILNGTCNYILSRMANEGSPYVQTLNEAQELGIAETDPYQDVEGIDAACKIVILANSVLNMNVSLKDVQIEGISRITPESISLAKKEGFLIKLIGEASHNNLEVSPRLVREGSPFAVDGTLNVATLRTDLADDVTVAGKGAGSIETASAILSDIISIWKSSL
- a CDS encoding cofactor-independent phosphoglycerate mutase, with the protein product MKYIVVIGDGMSDLPIKELNGLTPLQSSETPNMDLIASKGVSGMLKTVPDDLNPGSDVANLSIMGYNPKKYYTGRGPLEAPSVGAKLDEGDVAFRCNLITEDNGILADFNAGHISTVEASELIETLNQKFYHYGKFYLGTSYRHLFVLKDEKSASLNSTPPHDVVGENIEVNLLKPAHDKNAVLLNKIMEESKDILIKHPVNEKRIAEGNLPANMIWLWGQGVKPSMPSFSDKYGLKGATVTGVDLVKGLGIYMGLNNIHVPGATGYLDTDYCGKAKYALEALETHDLIFIHVEAPDEASHSGDLKEKIMAIERIDNRILGKILDEVPGYDEYCVAILPDHPTPISLKTHTNDPVPYSMCSTSNSCDGVTKYDEFSARKGVMGIKPGYEFIKSLINYSNHE
- a CDS encoding Mur ligase family protein; translation: MTPSILFGKITKFALNIVGMTGTALPGKVAMIINPDLLLILNSRCKRKVIITGTNGKTTTNNLINHILNSEYEDILSNLMGANMPQGVASAFLNNTKKVYDWGIFEVDEGSFPDVVKYIEPDYVVITNFFRDQLDRFGEIENTSNIVYEAIKPLNTTLILNADDPMVSNFKDLGKKNVYYGVEQTKFSSKTQRVVESRFCPICSNNLEYEYFNYGQLGRYKCNSCDFKNPNYNYRVSEIEYHDDSYHFKVDNSKGQTNDVIFRYDGIYNAYNCCAAIAFSIEAGLDMEQVVERIDNFDYKLGRMENFEFQDKIVKIVLVKNPIGLSEVIKSISNDKRKKSLLFILNDNPADGTDVSWIWDANVEAINDIDNLTSIHCSGIRANDIALRIKYSESSKNNMEINDNMEESIENVLREDVEIIYILPTYTAVFLTRDYIMGHLNHTNARIPRIKELIKSKIGT
- a CDS encoding type 1 glutamine amidotransferase is translated as MELNIFHMYPDLLNLYGDIGNVTCLKKRCEWRGIKINIVDFSLGNEADINCADILFMGGGSDRGQNIVYSHFLKYKNDVSNAIEDSSVFLAICGGYQLLGESYIDANGMKIPGLGVFDYTTESEEKRLIGNIIIKNKLGLNPKTIVGFENHGGRTYHDYNALGSVVVGNGNNGKDELEGMIYKNCLGTYLHGPLLPKNPHLADHIILTALKRKYDIKSLDVINDDLEYAAHEKVFELYTNGKV
- the pyrG gene encoding glutamine hydrolyzing CTP synthase — protein: MVTGGVVSSIGKGITAASIGRILRSYGVDVTAIKIDPYLNWDSGTLNPYQHGEVFVTEDGMETDLDLGHYERFLDVNLSGECNITTGKVYSSVINKERKGNYLGACVQIIPHITDEIKAMVRKTADKTQAEVVLVEVGGTVGDIESQPFLEALRQLRNEEGHDNVMFVHVTYVPYLRAAGEFKTKPTQHSTKELRGTGITPDMIICRSELPIDNHLKEKIAHFCDVDKNAVINAPDVHSIYEIPLILNSENVGEYIIDRIKIEARKPDLYEWSRIVESLKIDESRITVGIIGKYVELEDAYISIRESLKHAAAELGVKVDIEWIRAEDSVNREKLDHFDALLIPGGFGERGISGKLDAVRYSIEKEIPIFGICLGMQCMVVEFARMHGFEGANSTEFDENAKHPVIDIMLEQKKIKNMGGTMRLGSYPCKVEGGTIAHDAYKEDVVSERHRHRFEFNNDYRDILVEKGLTISGTSPDNFLVEIVEIKDHPWFLGCQFHPEFKSRPNKAHPIFKSFMKAAIVKKRSN
- a CDS encoding A24 family peptidase C-terminal domain-containing protein; translated protein: MLVTIPFISIIIALVACIYASYTDFKDGIIQNKLTFPLIAIGIILNGIYVFTTTNILMFIECVIVTGIIFILGYVFWKMGAWAGGDVKLFTGLAALIPFYAIPFYPTLVSYQILGLQFPLVGTYPFPFTLIVNSILAILPFLLIYVIYIAVKTKPYLIGELLSPIKEYKKNIVLTMVVISAVTITFTLTKQLDIQIILVSLILISLLSLIISKIPNTIKAVLLSLVTVYALITNLYVTLTGIVIIFISIVLIEIIKKLLTSVSKEALQDDYNIEDLKEGMISTYNIYEKDNEIVIGDKSFTTRIKEAINTGDLSLINPPRGKVIISSMAAGLTQEDINLLKELNIKNKISNTLKIKKGVPFAPSILIGLIISLFLGDLAFILGKILAAIIY
- a CDS encoding DUF2101 family protein; protein product: MSLFNKIGYYIIKLFSITGMLILSIPKIPGKLRNINSNDIKDKIDTDNLKDNISRIRDDIELDEKISRITSYEKRSEIFKRSEKKDSDSDTIMIGNVFSSEEKERTILTLQVLSAIFVVISILSIFNFISIYIYLPLSVVIILYILYLLYYRVKLMYRADFNAYRDFFLMYVAVGIFLVLINTNSNLVMAFSFQMLPSLTVLIFAVIAVLAVFLIFRLRYYRNFTFGTVIEGGKNTAYVKVEYDIRSNVKPDIYIVENTVGAVEGDYVKLQLEEKFMSMNGNKPVSIIESVNLYKNFSDPKKPLNH
- a CDS encoding 4-phosphopantoate--beta-alanine ligase — translated: MIHKDHPRYESLKLRALVVDAYKRGILADSGMIAHGRGEAFDYLLGEKTSSNAKKAVHAAAAALILAENPVISVNGNTTALVPGEIVKLAKEIPSKIEINLFYRTPERICAIEKVFKDASAENILGTDHEEKASINGLEGPRSSSSKEGIYIADVVLVPLEDGDRAEALVKLGKLLITIDLNPLSRTAKTASITIVDNIVRAIPNLIEAVQGLKDADPSTLHQIVESFNNNENIQESLAKISKKYTGVEQ
- a CDS encoding AAA family ATPase, which produces MKVIGVTGLPGSGKGVVSRVAKKLGIPIICMGDVIRDEAKRRGEKTGDVAVELRKEYGEFVVAERCVETINKYFNPKDSYKNKIMAKSKIFMIEGIRSQYEVEIFKKNFKNFKVIAVHSTPKTRFKRLKRRKRPDDSKEKSEFLLRDKRELSFGIGNVIATADYMIINEGPIKKIKGIVRSILENEMQNDSKGKGKSNRRSG
- a CDS encoding RNA-binding domain-containing protein, with protein sequence MKCKMTAKARVNPTEDLDKVITAISNIFKFDELEIGEGYVVVTGENDSLIPLRDSLKERKIRDTTERMFINGAETGKITFSLSKQAAFVSIPNIVDRKMSALGEIDVTIETDNETAFIEWMTKK